A single genomic interval of Bradyrhizobium japonicum USDA 6 harbors:
- a CDS encoding XdhC family protein: MTAHVEVLDLVAQMKAAERAFVLATVVRTVSVTAAKAGAKAIIAADGTIVAGWIGGGCAKGAVLKAAREALADGEPRMVSVQPENLLAELGVSAGESRDGIRFASNMCPSKGTMDIFVEPVLPHPSLVILGASPVALSLAAQARVLGYHVTLAAPAADRTAQPDADAIIDGYQLGELNDAKRFVVVSTQGKGDEVALRAAVATKADYHAFVGSRRKMASLRAKLIAEGASSAAIDDFKAPAGLDLGAITPEEIAMSILAEITRERRRGQRAANQAASRE, encoded by the coding sequence ATGACCGCTCATGTCGAAGTACTCGATCTCGTTGCGCAGATGAAGGCGGCCGAGCGCGCCTTCGTGCTCGCGACGGTGGTGCGCACGGTGTCGGTGACCGCGGCGAAGGCTGGCGCCAAGGCGATCATCGCCGCCGACGGCACCATCGTCGCGGGCTGGATCGGCGGGGGCTGCGCCAAGGGCGCGGTGCTGAAGGCGGCGCGCGAGGCGCTCGCCGATGGCGAGCCGCGCATGGTTTCGGTGCAGCCGGAGAACCTGCTGGCCGAGCTCGGCGTCAGCGCGGGCGAGAGCCGCGACGGCATTCGCTTCGCCAGCAACATGTGCCCGAGCAAGGGCACGATGGACATCTTCGTCGAGCCGGTGCTGCCGCATCCCTCGCTCGTCATTCTCGGTGCGAGCCCGGTGGCGCTGTCACTTGCGGCGCAAGCGCGCGTGCTCGGCTATCACGTTACCCTCGCTGCGCCCGCTGCCGATCGCACGGCGCAGCCGGATGCAGACGCGATTATCGACGGTTACCAGCTCGGTGAGCTCAACGACGCCAAGCGCTTCGTCGTGGTCTCGACGCAGGGCAAGGGCGACGAAGTGGCGTTGCGCGCGGCAGTCGCAACCAAAGCCGACTACCACGCCTTCGTCGGCAGCCGCCGCAAGATGGCTTCGCTCCGGGCAAAACTGATCGCGGAAGGCGCCAGTAGCGCCGCGATCGACGATTTCAAGGCGCCGGCCGGGCTCGATCTCGGCGCCATCACGCCGGAGGAGATCGCAATGTCGATCCTCGCCGAGATCACCAGGGAACGCCGGCGTGGCCAGCGCGCGGCCAATCAAGCAGCAAGCAGAGAGTGA
- a CDS encoding aerobic carbon-monoxide dehydrogenase large subunit — protein MNDLTPTREQRTAALEGMGCKRKRVEDIRFTQGKGNYVDDVKLPGMLHGDFVRSPHPHARVKKIDDSEALKVPGVLAVITAETLKTVNLAWMPTLAGDVQMVLADGKVLFQNQEVAFVVATDRYAADDGINKVIVEYEPLPPLVDPFKSMDKDAPVLREDLVGKMSGAHGPRKHDNHIFEWTVGDKELTDAAFNKAEVKIKEMISYHRTHPSPLETCQCVCSFDKIKGELTIYGTFQAPHVIRTVVALIAKLPEHKIHVIAPDIGGGFGNKVGAYPGYICAAVASIVTGKPVKWVEDRIENLTATSFARDYHMTTEIAATKDGKVTGLRVHVLADHGAFDACADPSKWPAGFFNIVTGSYDFPTAHLAVDGVYTNKAPGGVAYRCSFRVTEAAYCIERAMDILAQKLNMDPAELRLKNFIKPEQFPYHSALGWEYDSGDYHTAMRKMMETTGYAALRKEQAEKRAAFARGETREIMGLGISFFTEIVGAGPSKNCDILGIAMFDSCEIRMHPTGAGIARMGTKSQGQGHETTWAQIIATEIGIPADNIMVEEGNTDTAPYGLGTYGSRSTPVAGAAIAMAARKIKAKAQMIAAYKLEVHEDDLEFDIDGFRVKGLPEKFMSMKDICWAAYNSVPPGMEPGLEAVSYYDPPNMTYPFGAYLCVMDIDVDTGVYKVRRFYALDDCGTRINPMIIEGQVHGGLTEAFAIAMGQEIRYDEVGNVVTGSFMDFFMPTAVETPHWETDFTVTPSPHHPIGAKGVGESPNVGGVPAFSNAVNDAFSFLGSTHIQMPHDFWRNWKAAKDLGAVA, from the coding sequence ATGAACGACCTCACTCCCACGCGGGAACAACGTACCGCCGCACTCGAAGGCATGGGCTGCAAGCGCAAGCGCGTCGAGGACATCCGCTTCACCCAGGGCAAGGGCAATTACGTCGACGACGTCAAGCTGCCCGGCATGCTGCATGGCGACTTCGTCCGCTCGCCGCATCCGCATGCGCGCGTCAAGAAGATCGACGACAGCGAGGCGCTGAAGGTGCCGGGCGTGCTCGCGGTCATCACTGCGGAGACGCTGAAGACGGTGAATCTCGCCTGGATGCCGACGCTCGCCGGCGACGTGCAGATGGTGCTGGCCGACGGAAAAGTGCTGTTCCAGAACCAGGAGGTCGCCTTCGTCGTCGCCACCGACCGCTATGCCGCCGATGACGGCATCAACAAGGTGATCGTCGAATACGAGCCGTTGCCGCCGCTGGTCGATCCCTTCAAGTCGATGGACAAGGATGCGCCGGTGTTGCGCGAGGACCTCGTTGGCAAGATGTCCGGCGCGCATGGCCCGCGCAAGCACGACAACCACATCTTCGAGTGGACCGTCGGCGACAAGGAGCTGACCGACGCCGCCTTCAACAAGGCCGAGGTCAAGATCAAGGAGATGATCTCCTATCACCGCACCCATCCGTCGCCGCTGGAAACCTGCCAGTGCGTCTGCTCCTTCGACAAGATCAAGGGCGAGCTGACGATCTACGGCACCTTCCAGGCCCCGCACGTGATCCGCACGGTGGTGGCACTGATCGCCAAGCTGCCGGAGCACAAGATCCACGTCATCGCCCCCGATATCGGCGGCGGCTTCGGCAACAAGGTCGGCGCCTATCCCGGTTATATCTGTGCGGCGGTGGCCTCCATCGTCACCGGCAAGCCGGTGAAATGGGTCGAGGACCGCATCGAGAACCTCACCGCGACCTCGTTCGCGCGCGACTATCACATGACCACCGAGATCGCCGCGACCAAGGACGGCAAGGTCACGGGCCTGCGCGTGCACGTGCTCGCTGATCACGGCGCGTTCGACGCCTGCGCCGATCCGTCGAAATGGCCGGCCGGCTTCTTCAACATCGTCACGGGATCCTATGACTTCCCGACCGCGCATCTGGCGGTCGATGGCGTCTACACCAACAAGGCGCCCGGCGGCGTCGCCTACCGCTGCTCTTTCCGCGTCACGGAGGCCGCCTACTGCATCGAGCGCGCCATGGATATTCTGGCGCAGAAGCTCAACATGGACCCCGCTGAACTCCGGCTGAAGAACTTCATCAAGCCGGAGCAGTTCCCCTATCATTCGGCGCTCGGCTGGGAATACGACTCCGGCGACTACCACACCGCCATGCGCAAGATGATGGAGACGACCGGCTATGCCGCGCTCCGGAAAGAGCAGGCGGAGAAGCGTGCCGCGTTCGCGCGGGGCGAGACCCGCGAGATCATGGGGCTCGGTATCTCCTTCTTCACCGAGATCGTCGGTGCTGGCCCGTCGAAGAACTGCGACATCCTCGGCATCGCGATGTTCGACTCCTGCGAGATCCGCATGCACCCGACCGGTGCGGGCATCGCGCGCATGGGTACCAAGAGCCAGGGCCAGGGTCACGAGACCACCTGGGCCCAGATCATCGCCACCGAGATCGGCATTCCCGCCGACAACATCATGGTGGAGGAGGGCAACACCGACACCGCGCCTTACGGGCTCGGCACCTACGGTTCGCGCTCCACACCGGTGGCGGGCGCCGCGATTGCAATGGCCGCGCGAAAGATCAAGGCCAAGGCGCAGATGATCGCGGCCTACAAGCTCGAGGTCCATGAGGACGATCTCGAATTCGACATCGACGGCTTCCGGGTGAAGGGCCTGCCGGAGAAGTTCATGTCGATGAAGGACATCTGCTGGGCGGCGTACAATTCCGTGCCGCCAGGCATGGAGCCGGGGCTGGAGGCGGTCAGCTATTACGATCCGCCCAACATGACCTATCCGTTCGGCGCCTATCTCTGCGTGATGGACATCGACGTCGATACCGGCGTGTACAAGGTCCGGCGCTTCTATGCGCTCGACGATTGCGGCACCCGCATCAACCCGATGATCATCGAGGGCCAGGTGCATGGCGGCCTCACCGAAGCCTTCGCCATCGCGATGGGCCAGGAGATTCGCTACGACGAGGTCGGCAATGTCGTCACCGGCTCGTTCATGGACTTCTTCATGCCGACCGCGGTGGAGACTCCGCATTGGGAAACCGACTTCACCGTCACCCCGTCGCCGCATCACCCGATCGGCGCCAAGGGCGTCGGCGAAAGCCCGAATGTCGGCGGCGTGCCGGCCTTCTCCAACGCCGTCAACGACGCGTTCTCGTTCCTGGGCTCCACACACATCCAGATGCCGCACGATTTCTGGCGCAACTGGAAGGCGGCGAAGGATCTGGGCGCGGTGGCGTAG
- a CDS encoding putative zinc-binding metallopeptidase, whose product MPRRKFAWEKLSDDELLKQRLSSLRVTVKGTWLEDCVSTLHEELEERGIRLRPHTWISSEWFSPGDVPGIAIPFYLAHPRLMKLEKRMMFDVEGGTWRECMAILRHEAGHAMQHGYQLQRRRRWQQLFGPSSKHYPRYYRPNPASRRYVQHLRLWYAQSHPDEDFAETFAVWLRPRSNWRTRYAGWPALKKLEYVDELMSEIAGKRPLITTRERVDTLGRLSQTLEDHYKKKQEFYAFTPPKTYDRDLSRLFSADPRHHRSKPASALIRRHRAQIRQLVARWTGENQLTLDAVLDDMISRCRELDLRAVGPEQKLVLDFTVLVTAKTMHALFGPSRRKWIAL is encoded by the coding sequence ATGCCGCGCCGGAAATTTGCCTGGGAGAAGCTGTCGGATGACGAGTTGCTCAAGCAGCGCCTCTCCAGCCTGAGGGTTACGGTCAAAGGCACCTGGCTCGAGGACTGCGTCAGCACGCTCCATGAGGAGCTCGAGGAGCGGGGCATCCGGCTGCGGCCGCACACATGGATCTCGAGCGAATGGTTCAGTCCGGGCGATGTGCCGGGCATCGCCATTCCATTCTATCTCGCTCATCCCCGTCTGATGAAGCTCGAGAAGAGGATGATGTTCGACGTCGAGGGCGGGACCTGGCGCGAGTGCATGGCCATCCTCCGCCACGAGGCCGGCCATGCCATGCAGCACGGCTATCAGCTGCAGCGCCGCCGGCGCTGGCAGCAGCTGTTCGGCCCGTCGTCGAAACACTACCCGCGCTACTACCGGCCCAATCCTGCCAGCAGGCGCTACGTCCAGCATCTCCGGCTGTGGTACGCGCAGAGCCATCCGGATGAAGATTTCGCCGAGACCTTTGCGGTGTGGCTGCGGCCGCGCTCGAACTGGCGGACGCGATACGCCGGCTGGCCCGCACTGAAGAAGCTCGAATATGTCGACGAGCTGATGAGCGAGATCGCGGGAAAGCGGCCGCTGATCACGACCCGAGAGCGTGTCGATACGCTGGGCCGGCTCAGCCAGACGCTCGAAGACCATTACAAGAAGAAGCAGGAGTTCTACGCCTTCACGCCGCCGAAGACCTACGACCGCGACCTCTCCAGGCTGTTTTCAGCCGATCCACGGCATCACCGCTCAAAGCCGGCTTCGGCCCTGATCAGGCGCCACCGCGCCCAGATCAGGCAACTGGTCGCGCGGTGGACGGGCGAGAACCAGCTCACGCTCGATGCCGTGCTCGATGACATGATCTCCCGCTGCCGTGAGCTCGACCTGCGCGCCGTCGGCCCCGAACAGAAGCTCGTTCTCGATTTCACCGTCCTCGTGACCGCCAAGACGATGCACGCGCTGTTTGGCCCGTCTCGGCGCAAATGGATCGCGCTATGA
- a CDS encoding vWA domain-containing protein — MSCCGSSPGYDDLHEVSRLVSARLAAFLRTLREAGFRVGLAEGQDAATLMSSGYAARPGLLRAAFKHLFSARKSDWDKFDGLFDTFWLGKRVRSRTRTIGSTAGASNPSLKSLQDAAAEQGSHQSAVDQLPSSDDAPEGRSGEGRMEGASRADNLAEVDFRKLSDPDQVAQAHEAAAALAKAMRTRLTRRDLARRRGYRLDLRRTIHRNISHGGVPISLVKRQRKDKPLRLVVLLDASGSMSMYTAVFLRFIHGVLDQFREAEAFLFHTRLAYVSDAMKEKDAGRALDRLSIMAQGAGGGTRIGESLQTFNRWHAARVIHSRSCVMIVSDGYETGDAALLGREMAALHRRCRRIVWLNPMMAWEGYTPEARGIRAALPHVDLYAPANSLQSLRALEPYLAKL; from the coding sequence ATGAGTTGCTGTGGTTCCAGCCCCGGATATGACGACCTCCATGAGGTCTCCCGCCTCGTCTCCGCAAGGCTGGCCGCCTTCTTGCGCACGCTGCGCGAGGCCGGCTTCCGCGTCGGGCTCGCCGAGGGGCAGGATGCTGCGACGCTGATGTCATCGGGCTATGCGGCGCGACCGGGCCTGCTGCGCGCGGCGTTCAAGCACCTGTTCTCGGCACGCAAATCCGACTGGGACAAGTTCGACGGTCTGTTCGACACGTTCTGGCTGGGCAAGCGCGTGCGCTCGCGTACCCGCACGATTGGATCAACAGCGGGCGCCAGCAATCCCTCGCTGAAGAGCTTGCAGGATGCCGCGGCGGAGCAGGGCAGTCACCAGTCCGCCGTCGACCAGCTTCCGTCCTCCGACGACGCGCCGGAAGGCCGCTCCGGCGAGGGCCGCATGGAAGGCGCTTCGCGCGCGGACAATCTTGCCGAGGTCGATTTCAGGAAACTGAGCGATCCCGATCAGGTCGCGCAGGCCCATGAGGCCGCAGCAGCGCTCGCGAAAGCGATGCGCACACGCCTGACCCGGCGCGATCTGGCGCGCCGGCGCGGCTACCGGCTTGATCTCCGCCGCACCATTCATCGTAACATCAGCCATGGCGGCGTTCCTATCAGCCTGGTGAAACGCCAGCGCAAGGACAAGCCGTTGCGGCTGGTCGTGCTGCTCGATGCCTCTGGCTCGATGAGCATGTACACCGCCGTGTTCCTGCGCTTCATCCACGGTGTGCTCGACCAGTTCCGCGAGGCCGAGGCGTTCCTGTTCCACACGCGCCTCGCCTACGTCTCCGACGCGATGAAGGAGAAGGACGCCGGCCGCGCGCTCGACCGGCTCTCGATCATGGCGCAAGGCGCGGGTGGCGGCACCAGGATCGGCGAGAGCCTGCAGACCTTCAACCGCTGGCACGCCGCACGGGTGATCCATTCCCGCAGCTGCGTGATGATCGTGTCCGACGGCTACGAGACCGGGGATGCCGCATTGCTCGGCCGCGAGATGGCGGCGTTGCACCGGCGCTGTCGCCGCATCGTCTGGCTCAACCCGATGATGGCGTGGGAAGGCTACACGCCCGAAGCGCGGGGCATAAGAGCTGCGTTGCCGCATGTCGATCTCTACGCGCCCGCCAATTCGCTGCAAAGCCTGCGCGCGCTCGAACCCTATCTGGCGAAGCTTTGA
- a CDS encoding (2Fe-2S)-binding protein, translating to MAKTHVTMKVNGAEVEGLVEPRTLLVHFIRENLQMTGTHIGCETTHCGACTVDIDGMSVKSCTMFAVQAQGSDITTVEGMANADGTLSALQEGFRMMHGLQCGFCTPGMIVRAHRLLKENPSPSEQEIRMGISGNICRCTGYQNIVKAIQYAAAKINGVEFQEAAE from the coding sequence ATGGCTAAAACACACGTCACCATGAAGGTGAACGGCGCCGAGGTCGAAGGCCTCGTCGAGCCGCGCACGCTGCTCGTGCATTTCATCCGCGAGAATCTGCAGATGACCGGCACCCATATCGGTTGCGAGACCACGCATTGCGGCGCCTGCACCGTCGACATCGACGGCATGTCGGTGAAATCCTGCACCATGTTCGCGGTGCAAGCCCAGGGCAGCGACATCACCACGGTCGAAGGCATGGCCAACGCCGACGGCACGCTGTCGGCCTTGCAGGAAGGTTTCCGCATGATGCACGGCCTGCAATGTGGCTTCTGCACGCCCGGCATGATTGTCCGCGCGCATCGGCTGCTGAAGGAAAATCCCTCGCCGAGCGAGCAGGAAATCCGCATGGGCATCTCCGGCAACATCTGCCGCTGCACCGGCTACCAGAACATCGTCAAAGCCATTCAATACGCCGCCGCAAAAATCAACGGCGTGGAATTCCAGGAGGCCGCAGAATGA
- a CDS encoding AAA family ATPase, whose amino-acid sequence MKGRDEIAQALAVSGYIADADLATAISLMQLLRRPLLLEGEAGVGKTEVAKALEKVHATELIRLQCYEGLDQSSALYEWNYQRQLLAIQAHRGSDSIEDQVFSEKYLLERPLLAAIRRAQAPVLLIDEIDRADDEFEAFLLELLSDFQVSIPELGTISAVTIPHVVLTSNGTRELSDALRRRCLYHYVDYPDVDRESRIILARVTGASPSLSLQIARMVEGVRKEELRKVPGVAETLDWAAALVGLDVTNLHDAPETVHETLVCLLKTHEDRARVTPEVTQRLLGKVA is encoded by the coding sequence ATGAAAGGCCGTGACGAAATCGCTCAAGCGCTGGCCGTATCGGGTTATATCGCCGATGCGGACCTCGCGACTGCGATCTCGCTGATGCAATTGTTGCGGCGTCCGCTGCTGCTCGAAGGCGAAGCGGGCGTCGGCAAGACGGAAGTGGCGAAAGCGCTCGAAAAAGTGCACGCGACGGAGCTGATCCGTCTGCAATGCTACGAAGGCCTCGACCAGTCCTCCGCGCTCTACGAATGGAACTACCAGCGCCAGTTGCTGGCGATCCAGGCCCATCGTGGCAGCGACAGCATCGAGGATCAGGTCTTCTCGGAAAAATACCTGCTGGAGCGTCCGCTGCTTGCAGCGATCCGCCGCGCACAGGCGCCGGTGCTGCTGATCGATGAGATCGACCGCGCCGACGACGAGTTCGAGGCCTTCCTGCTGGAGCTGCTGTCGGACTTCCAGGTCTCGATCCCCGAGCTCGGCACGATCTCGGCCGTTACGATCCCGCATGTCGTGCTGACCTCGAATGGCACGCGCGAGCTGTCCGACGCGTTGCGCCGGCGCTGCCTCTATCACTATGTCGACTATCCCGACGTCGACCGCGAGAGCCGCATCATCCTGGCGCGCGTCACGGGCGCCAGCCCGTCGCTGTCGCTCCAGATCGCGCGCATGGTCGAGGGTGTGCGCAAGGAGGAGCTGCGAAAAGTCCCGGGCGTGGCGGAGACGCTGGATTGGGCGGCAGCCCTCGTCGGCCTCGACGTAACCAATCTTCACGACGCGCCCGAGACTGTGCATGAGACGCTCGTCTGCCTGTTGAAGACTCACGAAGACCGCGCCCGCGTCACGCCAGAGGTGACGCAGCGCCTGCTGGGGAAGGTCGCATGA
- a CDS encoding ribose-phosphate pyrophosphokinase: MSAKNGSIKLVAGNSNPALAQAIAQGLDLPLTKAVVRRFADMEIFVEIQENVRGSDAFVIQSTSFPANDHLMELLIITDALRRSSARRITAVLPYFGYARQDRKSGSRTPISAKLVANLITQAGVDRVMTLDLHAGQIQGFFDIPTDNLYAAPLMVRDIKDKFDLSKTMVISPDVGGVARARGLAKRINTPLAIVDKRRERAGESEVMNVIGDVAGYTCILIDDIVDSGGTLVNAADALIAKGAKDVYAYITHGVLSGGAAARIAGSKLKELVITDSILPTDAVTKAPNIRTLPIASLISDAIARTAAEESVSSLFD; encoded by the coding sequence ATGTCGGCCAAGAACGGCTCCATCAAGCTTGTCGCCGGCAACTCAAACCCGGCTCTCGCGCAGGCGATCGCGCAGGGCCTCGACCTGCCGCTGACCAAGGCGGTGGTACGGCGCTTCGCCGACATGGAGATCTTCGTCGAGATCCAGGAGAACGTGCGTGGCTCGGATGCCTTCGTCATCCAGTCGACCTCGTTCCCGGCCAACGACCATCTGATGGAACTGCTGATCATCACCGATGCGCTGCGCCGCTCCTCGGCACGCCGCATCACCGCGGTGCTGCCCTATTTCGGCTACGCCCGGCAGGACCGCAAATCGGGTTCGCGCACGCCGATCTCGGCCAAGCTCGTCGCCAACCTGATCACGCAGGCCGGCGTCGACCGCGTCATGACGCTCGACCTGCATGCCGGCCAGATCCAGGGCTTCTTTGACATCCCGACCGACAACCTCTACGCGGCACCGCTGATGGTGCGCGACATCAAGGACAAGTTCGACCTCTCCAAGACGATGGTGATCTCGCCCGACGTGGGCGGCGTGGCGCGCGCACGTGGCCTTGCCAAGCGCATCAACACTCCGCTCGCGATCGTCGACAAGCGCCGCGAGAGGGCGGGCGAATCCGAGGTCATGAACGTGATCGGCGACGTCGCCGGCTACACCTGCATCCTGATCGACGACATCGTGGATTCCGGCGGCACGCTGGTGAACGCGGCCGATGCGCTGATCGCCAAGGGGGCCAAGGACGTCTACGCCTACATCACCCACGGCGTGCTCTCCGGCGGCGCGGCCGCCCGCATCGCGGGCTCGAAGCTGAAGGAGCTCGTGATCACCGACTCGATCCTGCCGACGGACGCGGTGACCAAGGCTCCGAACATCCGCACGCTGCCGATCGCCAGCCTGATCTCGGACGCCATCGCGCGCACCGCGGCGGAAGAGTCGGTGTCGAGCCTGTTCGACTAG
- a CDS encoding SRPBCC family protein encodes MQMNDSQRIPASREQVWAALNDPAVLKQCIPGCQSLEVTAPNEMTATVVFKVGPVKATFSGKVTLSDFDPPNSYRISGEGSGGVAGFAKGGAVVRLESESADVTVLHYEVDAQIGGKLAQLGARLINSTATKLAGEFFKSFADVVSAKAEAN; translated from the coding sequence ATGCAGATGAACGACAGCCAGCGCATCCCCGCCTCGCGCGAACAGGTGTGGGCGGCGCTGAACGATCCCGCTGTGCTGAAGCAGTGCATCCCCGGCTGCCAGTCGCTCGAGGTGACCGCGCCGAACGAGATGACGGCGACCGTGGTCTTCAAGGTCGGCCCGGTGAAGGCGACGTTCAGCGGCAAGGTGACGCTGTCCGATTTCGATCCGCCCAACAGTTACCGTATCTCAGGCGAGGGCTCCGGCGGCGTCGCCGGCTTCGCCAAGGGCGGCGCGGTGGTGCGGCTGGAATCCGAGAGTGCCGACGTGACGGTGTTGCATTACGAGGTCGATGCGCAGATCGGCGGCAAGCTCGCGCAGTTGGGAGCGCGGCTGATCAATTCGACCGCGACGAAGCTGGCGGGGGAGTTCTTCAAGTCATTTGCCGACGTGGTGAGCGCGAAGGCCGAGGCAAACTAG
- a CDS encoding MerR family transcriptional regulator, giving the protein MKQRTYSIGEAARLCGISVRKLRFYSDEGLLPPADRTASGYRVFTDSELVRLELIRCLRDAGLGLDAIREVLCQELSLAEALKLRLEALEAEIAAQRRVAAALRAALRSPQLTEADLRRFWSMTQLSRVERRNVVERFFERVSDGINIDQEWVRQMVEATVPELPDAPTPEQCDAWIELAALLSDPSFIANMRANAGDVWDREVIDLKACQEASDAIVLRATQAIEQGLEPSSVQANELARDWLEISARLMNQKPDAGFRNWMRTKYVRHDARANRYWELVAIMRGQSPNASPNREWVWIQAAMRHHLAA; this is encoded by the coding sequence ATGAAGCAACGTACCTACAGCATCGGCGAAGCGGCACGGCTCTGCGGCATCTCGGTCCGCAAGCTTCGCTTCTATTCGGACGAGGGATTGTTGCCGCCGGCAGACCGAACTGCGAGCGGCTACCGCGTCTTCACGGATAGCGAACTCGTCCGACTGGAGCTCATCCGCTGTCTCCGTGATGCCGGCCTTGGCCTGGATGCGATCCGGGAGGTCCTCTGCCAGGAGCTGTCGCTTGCCGAGGCTCTGAAGCTGCGGCTCGAAGCGCTGGAGGCGGAGATCGCCGCTCAGCGCCGTGTCGCCGCTGCGCTGCGGGCTGCGTTGCGTTCACCGCAACTCACCGAGGCCGATCTGAGGAGATTTTGGAGCATGACGCAACTGTCCCGCGTGGAGCGACGCAACGTGGTTGAACGCTTTTTTGAAAGAGTGTCCGACGGCATCAACATCGATCAGGAATGGGTCCGCCAGATGGTGGAAGCGACCGTCCCGGAACTGCCCGACGCGCCAACGCCTGAGCAATGCGACGCATGGATCGAGCTTGCAGCCCTCCTGAGCGATCCCTCCTTCATCGCCAATATGCGAGCCAACGCCGGTGATGTCTGGGATCGCGAGGTCATCGATTTGAAGGCCTGTCAGGAAGCGAGCGACGCCATCGTGCTCAGGGCGACGCAAGCCATCGAACAGGGGCTTGAACCGTCATCCGTGCAAGCCAATGAGCTGGCGCGGGATTGGCTGGAGATCTCGGCTCGCCTGATGAACCAGAAGCCCGACGCCGGCTTCCGTAACTGGATGCGCACGAAATATGTCCGGCACGATGCTCGCGCGAACCGCTATTGGGAACTGGTAGCCATCATGAGAGGGCAGTCTCCAAACGCCAGCCCAAACCGGGAATGGGTGTGGATCCAGGCTGCGATGCGACATCATCTGGCAGCCTGA
- a CDS encoding D-alanine--D-alanine ligase family protein yields MRRSRILVLMHPDFMPPDSSDGYTAQEINAWKTEYDVVSTLRAAGHEVRALGAQDEIKPVREAIEEFKPHVVFTLLEEFHNNVAYDQHIASYLELMKVPYTGCNPRGLILARGKDLSKTLVHHRRIAAPAFAVFPMRRKVKRPTRLALPLIVKSLNMDGSFGISQASIVDTDEKLAERVAFIHERVESAAIAEQFIEGRELYVGVLGNNRLRVLPVWELKFGSMGGRRSRHIATEKAKHDTDYQEKLGIVDGPAKDLAPEVTARIQRAAKRIYRALGLDGYARIDFRLAADGTPYFIEANPNPEIAKSQEFATAAQHAGLKYPDLLQRILTLGISRAKAGVSLG; encoded by the coding sequence ATGAGACGCTCGCGCATTCTGGTCCTGATGCATCCGGACTTCATGCCTCCGGACTCAAGCGACGGATACACCGCGCAGGAAATCAACGCGTGGAAAACGGAATACGACGTGGTGAGCACCTTGCGCGCGGCCGGCCACGAGGTTCGCGCCCTCGGCGCGCAGGATGAAATCAAGCCGGTGCGCGAGGCGATCGAGGAGTTCAAGCCGCACGTGGTCTTCACGTTGCTGGAGGAATTCCACAACAACGTCGCCTACGACCAGCACATCGCCAGCTACCTCGAGCTGATGAAGGTCCCCTATACCGGGTGCAATCCGCGCGGCCTGATCCTGGCGCGCGGCAAGGATTTGTCCAAGACGCTGGTGCATCACCGCCGGATCGCGGCGCCGGCCTTCGCCGTCTTCCCGATGCGCCGCAAGGTGAAACGCCCGACGCGCCTTGCGCTGCCGCTGATCGTCAAGAGCCTGAACATGGACGGGTCCTTCGGCATCTCGCAGGCCTCGATCGTCGACACCGACGAGAAGCTCGCGGAACGCGTCGCCTTCATCCACGAGCGGGTCGAATCCGCCGCCATCGCCGAGCAGTTCATCGAGGGGCGCGAGCTTTATGTCGGCGTGCTCGGCAACAACCGGCTGCGCGTCCTGCCGGTTTGGGAACTGAAATTCGGCAGTATGGGCGGGCGCAGATCACGGCACATCGCCACGGAGAAGGCCAAGCACGACACCGACTATCAGGAGAAGCTCGGCATCGTCGACGGGCCGGCGAAGGACCTCGCGCCGGAAGTCACCGCGCGCATCCAGCGCGCCGCGAAACGCATCTACCGGGCACTCGGCCTCGACGGCTACGCGCGCATCGATTTTCGTCTCGCCGCCGACGGCACGCCGTATTTCATCGAAGCCAATCCCAACCCCGAGATCGCCAAGAGCCAGGAGTTCGCCACGGCGGCCCAACATGCCGGGCTCAAATATCCGGATCTCCTGCAACGCATCCTGACCCTGGGGATCAGCCGGGCCAAGGCGGGGGTGTCGTTGGGGTAA